From a region of the Gossypium raimondii isolate GPD5lz chromosome 10, ASM2569854v1, whole genome shotgun sequence genome:
- the LOC105775540 gene encoding uncharacterized protein LOC105775540: MDPDQAVTDDVESNTPALAQGTVPEESRPETHSQGDGAREAFLYMMNNWYTKFVRANPNVQPPPPPPIPQPVPVAPQGVDLVRLSKPPVDKIRKQGAEDFRANIDDDPEKAEFWLENSIWVFDELSCTPKECLKCAISLLKDSAYRWWKTLVSVVPKERVTWDFFQEEFRKKYISQRFIDKKCKKFLELKHGRMSMAEYERELVRLSKYAQECVSTEAIMCKRFEDGLNEYIILFVGILELKKFVVLFNRACKAEKLNKEKRKAEIEARNVRKRPMSNTFQSQLKEFKETNPRLTVLAGYSHRDRGKSYSGAKAKATSKASVGNIGHNRPECQQCGRRH; encoded by the coding sequence atggatcccgaCCAAGCTGTAACAGATGATGTAGAGAGTAATACGCCGGCTCTCGCGCAAGGGACCGTACCTGAGGAAAGTAGACCTGAAACACATAGTCAGGGTGATggggctcgagaagccttccTTTATATGATGAATAATTGGTATACAAAATTTGTTCGAGCAAATCCGAATGTTCAacctcctccaccccctcctattccCCAACCGGTTCCCGTAGCTCCACAAGGTGTTGATTTGGTAAGATTGAGTAAACCTCCAGTTGATAAAATCCGAAAGCAAGGGGCTGAAGATTTCAGGGCTAATATAGATGATGATCCCGAGAAGGcagagttttggcttgaaaattctATCTGGGTATTTGATGAGTTATCATGTACTCCCAAAGAGTGTTTGAAATGTGCTATATCTTTACTGAAGGATTCAGCAtatcgttggtggaaaacaCTAGTATCTGTGGTTCCGAAAGAAAGagttacatgggatttcttcCAAGAAGAATTCAGAAAGAAGTACATAAGCCAACGGTTTATtgataaaaaatgcaaaaagttTCTCGAATTGAAGCATGGCCGAATGTctatggcagaatatgaaagaGAGCTTGTTAGACTCAGTAAATATGCTCAAGAGTGTGTGTCCACAGAGGCTatcatgtgtaaaagatttgaagatgggttaaACGAATATATCATATTGTTCGTTGGGATTTTAGAACTGAAAAAATTTGTGGTACTGTTTAATCGAGCTTGCAAGGCCGAAAAActgaataaagaaaagagaaaagctgaGATTGAGGCTCGAAATGTAAGAAAAAGGCCAATGAGTAATACATTTCAATCCCAATTAAAGGAGTTTAAAGAGACGAATCCACGATTAACTGTTTTAGCTGGGTATTCACATAGAGACCGTGGGAAGTCATATTCAGGTGCTAAAGCTAAAGCTACTTCAAAGGCAAGTGTGGGCAATATAGGGCATAACAGACCTGAGTGTCAACAGTGTGGTAGGCGACATTGA